The Bacteroidota bacterium genome window below encodes:
- a CDS encoding T9SS type A sorting domain-containing protein, which translates to MSVSVKNYRNAFALIALLFINSAKVYSEVPRPDHVVICVLEHHAYQQIIGSSSAPYINHLSTIGANMVEYYGLSHPSQTNYIKLFSGESQGVTSNNVPVGTPFSTPNLGASLLYSGFTFIGYSEDLPSVGSLVEVSGGYARKHSPWVHWQGTGTNQIPASCNQTLDNFPADFNQLPDLSFVIPNLDNAMHDGVDPTRIETGDRFVSDVLSPYVNWAMNNNSLLIVLFDEDDNYSSNHVPCIFVGPMVTPGNYAITGYDHYDMLRTIQDMYGLPYIANSVTAKPIEEIWFNPTNIKTLTTDISSKVFPNPVRSSSIVSFDNKLSYSGNVKLQVFDILGNAVDEEYYFVKSDTRSIPLNGSELKKGIYFYRISGERSMITSGKFIVE; encoded by the coding sequence ATGTCTGTATCTGTTAAGAATTACCGTAATGCATTTGCTCTTATCGCGCTTTTATTTATTAATAGCGCAAAGGTTTATTCAGAGGTTCCACGACCAGATCATGTCGTGATCTGTGTTTTAGAACACCATGCATACCAGCAAATAATCGGGTCGTCTTCTGCTCCATATATAAATCACCTTTCAACGATCGGTGCAAATATGGTTGAGTATTATGGCTTAAGTCATCCTTCGCAGACGAATTATATAAAATTGTTTTCAGGAGAAAGTCAAGGTGTAACTTCAAATAATGTTCCGGTAGGTACGCCGTTTTCTACTCCAAATCTTGGTGCATCATTGCTTTACTCAGGTTTTACTTTTATCGGATATTCTGAAGATCTTCCTTCTGTAGGATCTTTGGTAGAAGTTTCTGGTGGATATGCAAGAAAGCATAGTCCATGGGTTCACTGGCAAGGTACTGGAACTAATCAAATTCCAGCAAGTTGTAACCAGACACTTGATAATTTTCCGGCAGACTTTAATCAACTTCCTGATCTGTCTTTTGTAATTCCAAATCTTGATAATGCCATGCATGATGGTGTGGATCCAACCAGAATTGAAACAGGTGATCGATTTGTAAGTGATGTGCTCTCACCCTACGTAAATTGGGCTATGAACAACAATAGTTTACTGATCGTACTCTTTGATGAAGATGACAATTATTCTTCAAATCATGTTCCTTGTATTTTTGTTGGACCAATGGTTACACCCGGTAACTATGCTATAACTGGATATGATCATTACGACATGCTACGAACGATTCAGGATATGTACGGTTTACCATACATAGCGAATAGTGTAACGGCAAAGCCTATTGAAGAGATCTGGTTTAATCCAACCAATATAAAAACCCTTACAACTGATATCTCCAGTAAGGTTTTTCCAAATCCTGTGAGGAGCAGTTCTATTGTTTCATTCGATAATAAACTAAGCTATAGTGGAAATGTCAAACTACAGGTTTTCGACATTCTTGGAAATGCTGTTGATGAAGAATACTATTTTGTAAAATCCGATACGCGTTCCATTCCATTAAATGGATCCGAACTTAAGAAAGGAATATATTTTTACAGGATTTCGGGTGAGCGGTCAATGATCACATCAGGTAAATTTATTGTTGAATAA